The Manihot esculenta cultivar AM560-2 chromosome 8, M.esculenta_v8, whole genome shotgun sequence genomic interval gaaagtcctgaggagcttcgtcgagggtcgggcacattggaatatgtagagggttactagtgacaagtctatcttgatgtgaattgtttgtgttgtgacgcatctCATATgagcatatatttattaaattatttttatgttatgctcactagactcttgtagcttatctctttcccctaaccccagatttgcagggtcaaagatagctTGAGAAGTCGGCATAGTAGCGGGTATAGCCTAatataatagaatagttgtggacatgtattgtttaatggattagaactgtgcttTGCCTTAGTTTTTATCCTTGTAATCCTTGTTagcatgatccttatgtaaaaattttaattatgagttatgtttgaaccaagcttgaggcatgtaatgtttaccatactagagcatttgatgagggttctagtatgagttttatgttttcagtatgatacatgttcaggttgagcttggttttattgaatgtttaagtttttgtgataatgtatgatcatatatggaattttatcaggtacccaggatgtatagtaggcttgttacgggttcCGATGACCTTAAATCGATATGAATCCTagggccggtagcggtccgattttcgggtcgttacaaaactaTTCTTAAGTTTTTCAACAATCCAAGTGCAAGTATGCTTATGATTTTGGTTGTCAATTGGTCTTATGCATATATGTTCATCTTGCaatgttttaattataaatgtaatCTTGTCAGGTAAAATAGAAGCATGAAATCTCCAAGGATAAGTACCATTGTCACATACTGCAGTCACtcttttattatcatttttctttctaattaTTGTAAAACCCTCTTTGACTGCATAGTCCCTAAGTGTATCTCTAACTGCTTGGACATTATCAAAAACTTGACcaattttaaattgtatttcTTTCCCTTCTTAACATGAAAATGGATATGAGTATAATCTTTTAAAGGATCTTTTCATTTTCTCTGACAACTCTGATCATCTACAGTTTCAGCTTTTTCATTAACATTGTCTTCATCTTCACTATGAAAATCAGAAAAAAGGGATAGAATCACTTTCACCCATCATTTCATCCTCCATCTCATCCTCCTTACACAATTCATCATTATTACTGTCTTCACTATCAACACCCACAAAATCAACACCAACAGAATCAACATCCAGAGATTCTACACCCACACAATCAACACCCACAAAATCTGCATTATCCTCAGCTTCTTCTACATTTTTCTCCTCTCCTTCTATATTTTCCTCCTCTACTTCTATATTTTCCTCACTTTCTATATTTTCTCCACCTTCTACATTTTCATCCTCTCCTTCTATGTTTTCCTCCTCTGCTTTTATATTTTCCTCACCTTCTACATTTTCTCCTCCTTCTATATTTTCCTCATCTTCACTATCTTTAGTATTGGGACTCTCACTATTAACTTCATGAAACACACCCTCACTGCCCCTAACAAAACCTACATTACTGCAACTACCACTTTCCCTTTCAACTTCCTACTCAATTTTAATATAACATATATTTTTTCCCTTTCCTATTTCATATAGGTATTTCTACATTTAATGCTACTGCCTTAGTTGTAACAGTTAAGGATATTTCTCGGTTTTCCTTGTAAAGCTCAAATATAAGTATTAAATCAACATCATTCTTTATTGTGAAACTATTACTAGCCTTAATCTCTATAAAATCACTCTTTAAATCCAACAACTCATATATGCCAGTCAACAGTCTGATGTAGGAGTACCTGTCAGCAAGCAAATTATTCATTCTCTCCTCACGCCCTTcatatttgataaataaattgTACCTCTCAGATTTATCCATTGctatctataaaaataaaaaggaaattacaaaattaattttcaaatcatTAAACCCCTAATCTTAACAGTAAACCCTAGAAaagctaataaaatttttttttattgtaaccCAAAAAATCTAAATAGTAAAACAACGAATTTGTCTTCACTGCAAAACAAAAGGGATTTTCGTATATTCGAAGTGGACCACGATTTTGTTTTCTTCTGCGTATATGAACACTGACTCCACCTTCAGAATATGGTGAGTTCAGTGTTTCTCGAGAAGATTAAGAAAATGAGGGATAATGAGACCACAAAGAGAGAAGTTTcgatagagagagagacagagagagcgcGAGAGGGAGGAACAATGTTTCGACAGAGACAGAGAGAGTGCGAGAGAGAGGGACAAGTTTCAATTGAGACAGAGGGGTTTAGTTTTGAcaaagagagagatagagagagcacGAGAGAAAGGGACAAggctgagagagagagaaagaagttTAGACAAAGACAGAAAGAGCGCGAACGAGAGGGAGAAGACAAAGGAATAGGGTttcgtgattttgaaatagaggGACTTTTTATGAGGatcaattttgtcaattcacgtgttccAAACGGTCATTTTTTACGGAAGGACTATAAATTCGGACGGACTAGAAAGTGAGGGATCTAAGTGTTGGGTTGTCAAAATAGAAGGACGGAAaagttaattacgttaaatctcaggaattaaaaaataatttttctttattaaaataatatttttaaaattttttttacaagtttagagtgaatttaaaataatttattaaaataatatttagagtgaatttaaaataatttattaaaataatatttacgtgtaaaaatattaatagagaaataacttttaaaataaaaaaaataaaaaataactaaaaagtcATTagtgtttttaaaaatattttatcgaTATGTGatgcaatatttttaaaaaatattattgtgagtaatattttttaaaatatttcgaTCGTTAATCGATATGACACAATACTTTCTAAAAACaccatttaaaataatatttttaatagtaaataaagtggtacatattaaaatttatggatAAATCTTTATGAGTTCGTTTGAtggtatattttaatattttattatttatttaaaatgaaataattattattgctcTTTCACTTGATAATTAAGTACAATATTACATACATTTTTATAAGTAAAGGCAATAATTATAATACAAATAAAGTTAATATTACATATTGATTTGAAATGTATTATTTGAATACTTAAATTTCGAGCATCCTTTTATAAGATTAATACTTGTTATTTTCTGTAATTCGGCTCTTATTGCATTAAATAAAATacactataattataatattgttttaagtgaatttattatttaaaatttccactattatttttacttataaaagttaataatataatttttttatattaactataacaataaattttaagagaaatttaaaattattaattatgaaaaatttaaaattattaattattaaataaattaatatttattataccaAAATATTTATGTGTGCTCGAAATTTACACCTAATAATATTAACTTTACTTGTACtaaaattatttgtattataATTGTTGTTATTACTTATGTAAatacatataatatttatattcaaatttatttcaaaactcatatttgaaaatatttttcataaaaaatattttattttttaataaaataatttattttttattatttaatttttaattttaaaaaataaaatatattaataaatttatatacgtATATtctaataagatttttaaaatttagacaataatatttttaaaaatgatttaattttttcttttataaaaaaatatttccttttaactaattttttaagtgttttaaatgtcaaaaaaatattttaaaaaaatatttttataaaataaataaaattaagtaaaaagaaaataattaattttttaaataaataataaaatattaaaatatataattaaataaacttataaaaacccattcataaattttattttgtattgctttataattttattatttattataaaaaaatactattttaagtggtatttttaaaaagtaatgtGTCACATCAATAAAATGTGACACCGTAAAAGCATTGTGGTACATTTTGAAAAATACTGTGCCACAGTTTGAATTGTATATTGTTTTAAATCAACTCTCAACTTGtaaaaagtttttttataaaatattatttaataattaacccAATTTTTCCAGCGGTTCATAACAAAATTTTCAGCCGAGCAGCGCAGCAGATTCAGAGGTTTCCTTGTGTGaaactatatataaatttcacgAGGCATCTGGCAGCTAGAGTTAAAAAGCCGTAAGAGAAACTAACTATGAAAGTTTCTCTGCAAAGATAcccacacacatatatatatatatatgaatattcAAGATTTgacaatttatataaaatataattacaagAATGAGAACAAGGTATAGTCGAATGCAAATCATATGCAGAGcagtaaaaagtaaaaaccaCAAGAATTAGTGACCAAAAATTGCAAAAGACAGAGCTGAGGTTTGGTTTCATATAATTACACTGTATGGTACATGGTTAGTTAAACAATGAAGCGCCAACTACTGCAAACCATCCTTAGTCCCTTACAGTTCTCAATAATCACCTAAGTTAACATAAGATCATTGCCTCCGAGGTGAGGATGAAAGCAAACACGAACCTCATGTTCTTCTGGTCCCTCACGAAGTTTTGGCACTAGAATCTCAAGTGCAGATCCTGGCCCATCGTAATACGCTTCTATGTTAGCATCCTCGGGAATTCTAGTTGAAAGAGGGATTTCCCTAACAAACTCCCCTGGTGGGCAATGCTCAGAAGCTGGATCTGTGAGCTTGAACGTCCTATCATTTCTCTTGATGAATGGCATGCGAGATGTGCTCACACCAGATACCTTAATTATACCATGAGTAAGTGTATTTCTCCAAGTAACCTTCACCCTCTGCAGATCCACAAAGGGCAAACTGATAATAATCAAGTAACCTTCTTCATCCTCGTAGATCGTTTTTGCTGCTGTCACTGGCCCATAAACATTCTTCATCACACCACTAAAATCCTGCAACCACTGTGGCTCAGTCGGGTTAAGTTCTATAACTGCCATCCGATCAGAGGGAGGATTAACAGCCAAATAACAATCATCATCCCTTCCATGTGAGAAAAAGTCCTTCCTCCTTTTGCTGCTAACAGGCGATAGGTCCATCACATCACCATTGCTATGGCTGGATGGCTGAGTTGACAAATTGAGCCCAGAACCATTAAGTAGCTTCTTTGAGTGGGAATTAGAGGCACTCTTTATAGGAGCAGGAGGCCTCTCAAGCTCAAAATCTGTATTTGGAAGGTTTCTCCAAGAACTGAAATCACTAGCTTCAGATGGGATTGTGAAGTTCAAATCTCTACCTGTGAGTTCCATCCACCTTTTCTTCTCATCCTCATCAAGACCCATGAGATTGGGTGAGGGAACAACTTCAATCCCATGCACACACTGAGGATTTGACAGTCCCCTATAATGCTTCCGCTGCATTCTATGTGATCGTACAAAACCCTTATCCACACTAAATGGAAAGAGGCGCTCCCCTTGACGAGAATGCCCATTCATGTAGCTCCTCAGCTGCATCTTACCCAATGCATTCTCAGGCCTGTCCTTAAAAACCCACATGTACATGTTCTCCATGTCATGCTgaaccataaaaacatcaaGCTTCAGATCAGATTTGTCAAATCCAGAAAATCCATTGCTGTCCCGAATAATCTTTGCCTTAGATTTCTCATTCAGAGCAGGTTTAAAGTAGAAACTAAAGAAAAACCAAGCACCCCAAATACTATCGACCCGCTTGGCACATTTCCTTCCAACTTTGGGGATATTAAGGAGACTCTCAGTCTCATAAACCTGCTGACCAAGTCCAACatctaaaatatcacatgggtCAGAATTCCATGACTGTGGCGGTGGACTACGCTCGGCTGACAGGGGTAAATTGATATCAGGTGGACGGGAAAGTACGATTTGACGATTCATCTCTAAATCCAATTCTTCGTGAGAGGAGGCACTGGAATCCATTGACAAGAGGGTGGATGGGTGATGATTCTCCATTGACAAAGCTGTGAGAAGAGAATCTCCCATACTTCAGCTCATTTTCTTGGTGGATTTCGTCGCTGCTGTGCGGTTGAATATATATTCACACCCAAATTGAAACCAATTCAAGAGAAGAACCTCACAAACACCTTCACAAATTTATCAATCCCCACAATATCTCCCCTCCATCAAAACCCTAGATTTATCAATCACACAACTTAATCCCCATACACCcacaattaaaaataacaaaatcaaAGAACAAATTCAATACCccaactttaatttattaactatattaaaaaaaccagcaaaacaagaaaatatattttagccGGTAAATAACTAtgaagtataaaaaaaattacccaaacaaaaaaataaaaagaaaaactctCTGCAATCTCTACCTAaggagagagacagagagactTCTAAAACGCTAAAGAACCACTATATCTAACCCCAAACCAAGAATCTCCCGGAATCCGCCAAACACAGGTGGAAAACACTGAATCAAAGCCATCAAATCCAACAGATATCTCAGCTaccttataattattataattttcaacCACCCCcctccaaaaaagaaaaaaaattattgaaaagaaagaaaatctaCAGAGACCTaaacaaagaaaactggaaGGAGATCTTCAAAGAGTACCTTTTGGGAAAAGTATCGACGAATCGAGAGGACGAGGAGGAAGAAGCAGCAGAGCAGATTGTACAGATCCTTTCCATTATATCATCACCATCATCAACCAAAACCATTTTTTCTGCTAGATTTTTCCCCTCTTCTACTGTTGCAGCTGTCTTCCGTCAAGAGAAATTGAAAGGAGGATTAGCGATTTGTTTCTGTGAagggaagaagaaaaaagaagaagaagcgtATCGCAGCGTCTCGTTATAAAGAGATTTAGGATCCGTTTGGATTGAGATTTTCGaaaagatattattttttttagatgtaatagaaaaaaaaatgaattaactACTTTTAGAATACaattaaaacaatttttttaaattttttataaaacaaaattttttagtaattttattaaaaattaatgaatttattttactGTTAAATTTTTAGTGTTTAATGACATTATAATTAGTCATCTTATTTTGTTTCTACGAATTTAACTTTCAATATTCTAATTTaggttaaaataaattcattaatatcTATTTAATAAGAAATAGCTTCATCAAATATAAGAAAAGTTAACTGAgtgtaaaaaatgaaaaataaataattaattttaaaataggggATAAATTACTATGATactattatttgaaaaataatttaattattttattttattttattttattttattttaatagtaaaattcgTTTTCAtttattgttaatattttattttatattttatatatttaattaataatttttttattaataatgtaaaacagatttagaaataaaagttttatatttttttgggAAACCGTTTGTTAACGGTGACGGTGCACCCTTTCCTGGTGGGCTACGCGACTGATTCTGACATCTTGTGGTGTAGGTTATAACCTTCTGCTTATCTTAggctcatttatttatttaaagtttTTCACCTTTAGAGTCGTGCTGccctaaaaatagataaaagcaAAATATTAAAcacaaaacttttttttttaaaaaagaaaatcattttaaaaatatattttattatttaaatagaaaaaaaattatattttagtgtctaaaatataatataattaataaatatattcttttatttttaaaacttaatacttttatctttaatatttaattttatcaaaatttaagatatttttaaaaaaaaatttcgttaaatcaataattaaaacctgtttaaaaaaattagattaaatataattttaaaaatatttttattaataataaaataaaaaaattattatttagtctctatattATAGAAAAACTTGTTAGTTAGTTTattcattttgaaaaatatattaaaatatttctgatattttaaaaagtctattagttaattttttcattaattttattattaaatattttattatttaatacctataattttaaaaaatttattagttgatattttaaattattaaaaagtttacaaATTAGTCTCTCCTTATtaagagtattttaaattttttataatatttcacAACTAAAACTAAGAGAAGAACTAACtagtacattttttaaaatattagaaatattttaatatatttttcaaaatcgagcAATCAATTAGTAAGTTTTTCATACCATAAGatttaagtaataatttttcctAATAAAAATTCCTTCTACTTTTCAAATTCTCAAATTTCTTTCATTTCACACTCTCTTAATCATTCATATCTAATCCAtacctaaaattataaaatttatatattaaaatccatTTTGCAGAGATGAAGAAACGGCCAGTGATATGAATGACCGACGACGCAAGCAGCAAGTGATGTCAGTGATAAAAGACGCAGGTAGTAAATAGCGAGCGATGAGAGCAGAATGAGATAAGAGTAATGAGCAACGTCAGTGATTGAAAATACAAGCAGTAAGTGACATGAGTTGTTGGAGATGCGATCAATGAGTGATACGAGTAGCTGAAGATATGAGCAATACGAGTGGTTGAAGATACAAGTAATGAGTGACACAAATTGTTGGAGATGTAATAAGCAAGCGGTGTGAGTAGCCAAAGATCCAATGAGTGAGTGACGCAAACGAGAGACACATGGAGTGGTAAGCAATGGAACAACTAGCGACTTGAGAAATAATAAACAATTGGAGTAGCCAACAACAGTAGTGATCAACGGCAAGTgacataaaaaaatttctattgagttttaatttttaatttttaataatttaaaatttatatattttaatttttattatatttattgagtttaaatattaaatttattaaaatttttatttatttatgatattGAGTTGGAAAAATGCCGgcataaatatgttaataatattatattttagaaaatgaagagtttttattatatttattaaaatttttatttatttatagagattgaatttaaaatttttagtttattattttaatttataaatagagttttattaatttgattctCTTGGAGGGATTTATAAATTTGCAGCAATTAAATTTTAGggttgttaaattttaaaaagataatttgattattttttctattactaacaatattttttattgaaaaatctctaattttaatgaaattaaattttaaaaattgaaatgttgagttttaaaatagaaaaataatctgttaagtataatatattttaaaatgaaaaaataacttttttttaaatattaaaaaatattaataaaattaacgtACCAGCTGCCAAATAGTATTATaaataaagaattttaatttttgtcaaAAGACATCATTTTCTTTAAAGAAAAGTTTCCCATTACCTATGaagatattttatattaactcactatttaaaatatattaaatgtcaaaaaatataacaaatgatttttttaaaaaattttccacCACACGAACCAaccaaaacttaaaatttaattgaaacttAACTgagattaaattaatatattattttttaaatagcatctaataaatattaacttatacttcaagataaaatattaaactttctgatataattaacaatttttattttcatgtcatattttctaataactaataaataaaaaaatttaataatatgtaaaattagtttcataattaaatattaatatattgaattaataaataaaatccttataaattaaaattagtcaaTTTGCCTGTATATAAAATACATGTTTTAATACTTAACAAtcttatctatttaattttaaatttaactaatatttgttttatttttgggAATAATTATaccttaaaataattatttaaaaatattaataataaaaatctgacattatttataataactaatttttttgaaagattaatgttaatttaagagagataaaaattattatattcggattttttttaaataaaatattcaggatattaaataatattaaatgaaaaaataattcacttaaaatagaatgaaaaataataaaaaaatttcatataaagTTATGTATGTTATCTATAATAAtcgctaaattttaatttattttatataaattaaaataaaaaaatttaaaattcaaccaACCCTCTCTTTTTTCTCTATTTGATTCTATTgttaacaataaattttttttttttttgggctcTCTACAGAAAGATTTTTTACTCTCTCTTTCTTAAAAACTACTAATTatcaaaatagttttttttagaattttcttttagatttatttttttattagactATTTTCTATAAATGCTGAGTTACCTCTTGAATACGTCGAGTGACTTCCTGTTCATGTAAAATGAAAAGACATCGGTAGTAGAATTTATAGATATCCAGATTTAAAATACACAACAATTTTGAACGGTGAATTATATGCATGATTCATTGAAAATACGATATATGGGTTATATGATACAAGCTAACCCTAGTGTGttgcttatttattttgattctgaaaaatttataaattttctaaCATTGATATGAGAGTCAGGTTGCTTGTATATCATAGTTTtatctttattaaaaaaaatttacagatgcttttttttttatctaaatatattttagataGATATTTTAGTTGCTTAGATCTTGCTCTatatttttctgtaaaatatgaaattagtaTTATTGGAAAGCTCCTAAAATAAGTTTTCTAATgatatatatatgaatttttttgttTCATATTGACTGAGATATAAATTATCAAAGTTGAGACTTTTTTGATACTTTTTTTTTCAGAATATTTATACATGTAACGATCCAAggactggaccgctaccggcgctaagattcagatcgatttaagatcgccgaaacccgtagcaagcctactatacatcttgtTATACTTGATATAATCTCATATATGATCACACaaacaacaaaaacataaccatTACATGAACCAagacttgacctgtgcatgcatcataattgaaaacatataactcactagagccctcatcaaatgctctagtatagtcaacattacataccgcaaacttggttcaaacataacttatatttaaaaaattttatataaaaggaTCATGAAGTAGGGATTACAAGGAAAAACCCGAACAAAGTACAATTATAATCCACaaattaatacatgtccacagctatactattacaacaggCTATACTAGCAACTTAGCCGACTTCCCGaactaactctgatcctgcaaacctggggttaagggaaagaggataagctacaagagccttgtaacgacccggaaaccggaccgctactggcgctaggatcctgatcgacttaaggtcaccgggacccatagcaagcctaacatacatcctgtatacctgttaaatcccatacatgatcatacaaatacataaaactttaaactttttctttcatttaccaagcttaatctgtgcatgtaCGAAGTCACAAACATAAAACTCCACACTGaaaccctcatcaaatgctccaatggggtaacatatcatacattaagcttggttcacat includes:
- the LOC110609159 gene encoding uncharacterized protein LOC110609159, with the protein product MGDSLLTALSMENHHPSTLLSMDSSASSHEELDLEMNRQIVLSRPPDINLPLSAERSPPPQSWNSDPCDILDVGLGQQVYETESLLNIPKVGRKCAKRVDSIWGAWFFFSFYFKPALNEKSKAKIIRDSNGFSGFDKSDLKLDVFMVQHDMENMYMWVFKDRPENALGKMQLRSYMNGHSRQGERLFPFSVDKGFVRSHRMQRKHYRGLSNPQCVHGIEVVPSPNLMGLDEDEKKRWMELTGRDLNFTIPSEASDFSSWRNLPNTDFELERPPAPIKSASNSHSKKLLNGSGLNLSTQPSSHSNGDVMDLSPVSSKRRKDFFSHGRDDDCYLAVNPPSDRMAVIELNPTEPQWLQDFSGVMKNVYGPVTAAKTIYEDEEGYLIIISLPFVDLQRVKVTWRNTLTHGIIKVSGVSTSRMPFIKRNDRTFKLTDPASEHCPPGEFVREIPLSTRIPEDANIEAYYDGPGSALEILVPKLREGPEEHEVRVCFHPHLGGNDLMLT